From one Triticum aestivum cultivar Chinese Spring chromosome 4B, IWGSC CS RefSeq v2.1, whole genome shotgun sequence genomic stretch:
- the LOC123089670 gene encoding cortical cell-delineating protein-like, whose amino-acid sequence MAPSKLVLFLALNQVILAAAHGCGSYYGHTPAVPVPTPRIAVPPPAIPVPTPATTGGGSGTCSINTLKLEVCANVLNLLKLNLGVLASDDCCPLLGGLADLDAAVCLCTAIKANVLGIKLNVPVDLVLLLNKCGKTCPADFTCPS is encoded by the coding sequence ATGGCGCCCTCCAAGCTCGTCCTCTTCCTCGCCCTGAACCAGGTCATCTTGGCAGCCGCGCATGGCTGCGGGTCGTACTATGGCCATACACCGGCCGTCCCAGTGCCAACACCACGGATCGCCGTGCCCCCGCCCGCCATCCCAGTCCCAACCCCAGCGACGACCGGAGGCGGCAGCGGCACCTGCTCGATCAACACGCTGAAGCTGGAGGTGTGCGCCAACGTACTGAACCTGCTAAAGCTCAACTTAGGCGTGCTGGCGAGCGACGACTGCTGTCCGCTGCTGGGCGGGCtcgccgacctcgacgccgccgtgTGCCTCTGCACCGCCATCAAGGCCAATGTCCTCGGCATCAAACTCAACGTCCCCGTCGACCTCGTTCTCCTCCTCAACAAGTGCGGCAAGACCTGCCCCGCCGACTTCACCTGCCCCAGCTGA
- the LOC123089672 gene encoding cortical cell-delineating protein-like: MVPSTKLFLVLLGLNLMVTAVHGGCGPHCPTPTPPPPPSTNSGSCPIDTLKLRVCANVLNLLKLGLGVPPSERCCPLLADLADLDAAVCLCTAIRAKVLGVIKLNVPVDLVLLLNHCHKTCPPVFTCPH, from the coding sequence ATGGTGCCATCGACCAAGCTCTTCCTCGTGCTCCTCGGCCTGAACTTGATGGTCACAGCTGTGCACGGTGGCTGCGGACCCCACTGCCCTACCCCGACCCCACCGCCGCCTCCATCGACCAACAGCGGCTCGTGCCCGATTGACACGCTGAAGCTGCGCGTGTGCGCCAACGTGCTGAACCTGCTGAAGCTCGGGCTTGGCGTGCCGCCCAGCGAGCGGTGCTGCCCACTGCTGGCCGATCTGGCCGACCTGGACGCCGCGGTGTGCCTCTGCACCGCCATCAGGGCCAAGGTCCTCGGCGTCATCAAGCTCAATGTCCCCGTCGACCTGGTGCTCCTGCTCAACCACTGCCACAAGACCTGCCCGCCTGTCTTCACCTGCCCGCACTGA